Below is a window of Planctomycetes bacterium MalM25 DNA.
TCACCTTCCGGCACCCGGAGACCGGCCTCACGTACAGCGTTCCTGGGTACTTCGCCGCGGACGGGAATGCGGCTAACACCTCCGCGACAGCGGGTAACAAGTGGCGAGCCCACCTCTCGCCCGACCACGCGGGGGAATGGACTTACCGTGTGTCGTTCCGTGAAGGTTCCAACGTTGCAATCTCTGACGATCCCGAGGCGGGCGCGCCGGTGGCGGGAGTCGAGGGGTTGGGTGGCTCGTTTGTTGTGGCGGAGACCGACAAGATCGGGCGTGACATGCGAGCGAAGGGGCGCCTTGGGTACGTCGGCAAGCATCACCTTCGCTTCGCTGGCTCGGGCGAGTATTTCCTGAAGGCGGGCGCCGACGCCCCCGAGAACTTCCTCGCCTACCGCGGTTTCGACGGTGATTTCAAGGCCGACGGTCATAAGGACCGGCTCGTCAAGGAATGGGCTGCTCACGTTCAGGATTGGCGCGAGGGCGACTCCGTTTGGCAAGATGAGAAAGGGAAGGGCATCCTTGGGGCGATCAACTACCTGGCTTCCCAGGGGATGAACGTCTTCTCCTTTATCACGCTGAACATCGAGGGAGACGATCGCAACGTCTTCCCGTACACCTCATATGAGGTTCGCGACCGCATCGACTGCTCTCGCATGGATCAGTGGGAGGTCGTCTTCGCGCACGGCACAAACCAGGGGATGTACCTGCACTTCAAGACGCAAGAAGCCGAGAACGTCAACCTACTCGACAACGGCGAAATGGGCCCGCAGCGCAAACTCTACTACCGAGAGCTGATCGCCCGCTTCGCCCACCACCTCGCACTCAATTGGAACTTAGGCGAAGAGGTCGGGCTCGGCCACAAAGTCAGCACGAAGAAGAAGAAAGCTTGGGCCAAGTACTTTTGGACACACGACCCGTACCAGCACCACATTGTCATCCACAATGGCAACCATCATTATGACCTGCTGGGACCGGGATCCGATCTGACCGGCTTCTCCTTGCAAACCAGCCAGGTGGATTTTCGCAATGTCCACAACCGGACCCGCGAGTACCTCCGCCGCAGCGCCGAAGCGGGCAAGCCGTGGGTGGTCGCCTGCGACGAGCCGGGCGACGCGCAACATTCGTTGATCACCGACGCCGAAGACCCCACCCACGACAACGCCCGAATGAACGCCCTGTGGGGGAACCTGCTCGCGGGCGGGGCGGGAGTGGAGTGGTACTTCGGGTACAAGCACCCGCACAGTGACCTCTCGTGCCAAGACCACCGCGTCCGCGAGAACATGTGGAAGCAGAGCAAAATCGCTCTGGACTTCTTTTCCGACAACGACATCCCCTTCTGGGAGATGGGCAACACGAACGGCCTGGTGGACGCCAAGGACTCGTTCTGCCTAAGCAAGTCGGGCCAGCTTTACTTGGTCTATCTAAAGAAGGGGGGCTCGGCTTCGCTCGATCTGTCGGGCGTGGACGGTCTCTTTGAGATTCTGTGGTTCAACCCACGGGAGGGCGGCTCGCCCGAGCCGGGCTCGGTGCAGGCGGTGCTTGCCGGCGGCAAGGTGCAGCTCGGCACGCCGCCACGAGACACGGACAGAGATTGGCTGGCGATGGTGCGACCCGGGGACGCGACGCGTACTTACCCGCCTGCCGTTTCGGTGGCTGCGGTCAAAAAGCTGATGCTGCCCCAGGGTAGCGACACCGTAAGCGTTGAGCTGGATGGGGGCGTCCAACGCGTCTCACCCTCGGAGGATGAGGTCGTGACAAAGTGGTCGCTGGTCAGCGGCTCGGGCGACGCCGAGTTTCAGGACGCCTCCAATGCCCAGACAACCGTGACCCTCAAGGGCGCGGGTGAGTACGCCTTGAGGCTGACCGCAAACGAAGGTGGCCGTGAGTCGCACACCGAAATAGAGGTCGTCGTCGAGCCCTTCCGTTCCACGCTCTCGGCACTGGAGGACTTTGAGTTCGTGGTGTCGGGTTCCTTGGTGCCGGGCTACAAGGACGGGGCTCGCAAAGCGATGGCGATCAACGCCGCCCAGTACCGCGATCGGTACGCCGCCGCCGAGGCGGAGTACGTGGGCGCGCTGGGCCGATACGATCTGGTGCTCACCACCCTGACCGAAACCGACGGTGAGTCATCCTATCGACTGTACGTTGCCGATAAGCAGATCGGCGAGGTGCGGAACCCTGAAGCGCGTCGCGATTACGAGCAGGTCAAGCACCGCTTCGAGGGCGTTACGCTCAGGCCCGGCGACAAGGTCCGTGTCGAATTCAACTCCGCTTCCAACGGAAAGGTTCCCGAAGGGGACGGGTTCGCCTATTCGCGAGGTCGATGGCGGACGGTTGAGTTCGTCGAGGCCGGTAACGCGCGGTAGCGCAGCGTCTCGAAGACGCGGCTTCCGAAGAGGCTATTCCGCGGGTGAAAAGCACGCGCAAGAGGCCGAGAAGCCAGCCGGCTGGCGGCTACGGGGCAATATGCGCCAGTAGCTCTTGGGAACGTTCGTAAATTCCGAAAGCATGTTCCCGACTTTCAAACGAGCGCGGCGTTCGTTCGCTTTGAACGCTGTTCGTACAGCCATTATAGTGTGCTGAACCGGAACAGACTGAGTGACGCGTCTTCTCTAGCGCCTCCCATCAGTCCTCTTTTTGCATTTCTTATCGTGCAACCTCAGGAAGACAGGCGTCGCTATGTCCAAACGGTCGCGTTACTCGAAGCTGCGCAAATCACCTTCTAGCAAACGCAAGAGCGATCAGAAGCGGGAACGTCTGGGACGATACGAGCCTCTAGAGCCGCGGCAGATGCTGGCGGGGGACGCGGCCTATACGGAGGCTCCGCTCGACAATACCGAGACGGTTTACGCCTCAGAGCCGGAGGGCGCGCAAGCTTCTCAAGCCGGCGAGAACGCCGCTACGGTATCGGGTGAGCTGCGGAAGTGGCACAAGCTGACCCTCGACTTCGAGGGGCCGCAGACGAGCGAAAGCGCCTCGAACAACCCGTTCATGAACTACCGCCTGGACGTGACTTTCACGCACCAGCTGTCGGGCGAGACGTACGTCGTGCCGGGGTACTTCGCCGCGGACGGCGACGCCGGCAACAGCCACGCGACGAGCGGCAACATCTGGCGGGTTCATTTCGCGCCTGATGCGATCGGCCAGTGGAACTACACCGCCTCGTTCCGTGCCGGCACGAACGTCGCAGTGAACAGCAACCCACTGGCGGGCTCTTCGGCGGGCTTCTTCGATGGCGACAACGGCAGCTTCATGGTCATCGAGAGCGATAAGAGCGGCATCGATCTTCGCGGCAAGGGGCGTCTGGAGTACGTGGGCGAGCACTACTTGCAGTTCGCTGAAACGGGCGAGTACTTCTTGAAGCAGGGACCGGACGCGCCCGAGAACCTATTTGCCTACCAAGACTTTGACGGCAACTTCAAGACCGACGGGCAGGGCGACCAGTACATCAAGACGCTCCAGCCGCACGTGCAGGATTGGAACCCGGGCGACCCGACCTGGGACAGCGAAGACGCCGGCTCGACGCAAGACAACGGCAAGGGGTTGATCGGCGCGGTCAACTACCTCGCGTCCGAAGGGCTCAACGCCTTCTCCTTCTTGACGATGAACATCACAGGGGATGATAAGAACGTCTTCCCGTACACGAGCTACAGCGAACGCGTCCGGATGGACATCTCGAAGCTGGACCAGTGGGAGAAGGTCCTCGAGCACGCCGATCACAAGGGGATGTACCTGCACTTCAAGACGCAGGAGACCGAAAACGATCAGCTGCTAGACGGCGGAGCCTTGGGCAACCAGCGAAAGCTCTACTACCGCGAGCTGATCGCCCGCTTCAGTCACCATCTCGCCCTGAACTGGAACCTGGGCGAGGAGAACACCAACACGACCCAGCAGCAGAAAGACTTCGCCCAGTTCTTCTACGATAACGATCCGTACCGCCACAACATCGTTATCCACACTTACCCCGGCCAGCAGGACCAGGTTTATGACCCGCTGCTGGGCAACCAGTCGAAGCTGACCGGTGCGTCGGTGCAGACCGGCCAAGCCGACTTCCGCAACGTGCACGGTGATGCGTTGCAGTGGGTCACCGATTCGGCGGCGGCGGGGAAGAAGTGGGTCGTTGCGGTCGACGAGCCGGGCGACGCGCAGCACGCGCTGCGACCCGACAACGACGCGGGCAATTCGCACGTCGATGGTCGCAAGAACGCCCTGTGGGGCACCCTCATGGCGGGTGGCGCCGGCAACGAGTGGTACTTCGGCTACGGCCACGCCCACTCGGACCTCACGCTGAACGACTTCCGCAGCCGCGACGACTGGTGGGACTACACCCGCTACGCCTTGGAGTTCTTCAACGACAACGACATCCCGTTCTGGGAGATGCAGAACGACAACAACATCTCCGCGGCGAGCAACGACTACGGGTTCTACAAGCCGGGGGAGGTCTATGTCGCGTATCTGAAGAGCGGCGGCACGACCAACATCAATCTTTCGGCTGCCGCCGCGAATGAAACGTTCGAGGTCAGTTGGTACGACCCACGCAACGGGGGCGCCCTGCAGCAGGGCTCCGTCGCTCAAGTCACCGGCGGCGGCACGCGTGCCATCGGCCAGGCGCCGAACAACACCGGCCAGGATTGGGTGGTGCTGTTGCGGGAGCCGTTGATCGTCGATCAGGGCCCCTTTGGCGAAGAGGCCATCGAGCTGACTGACGGGACCGTTATCCCGTTCGAGAACTACGACGTTGGCGGGGAGGGCAAGGCTTACCACGACACCGACGCGATCTCGCAAGGGGACCATTCCCGTGCCGGTGGCGTCGACGGCGGCCCCGAGGAGGGCGCCCTCGGCGAACGCATCGGGTGGACGGCCGACGGCGAGTGGCTGGAGTACACGGTCGATGCCACCGCGGGCACGTACTACGCCTCGCTCCGCTACTCGGCTGGCGCCGCTACGGTTGGCAGTGTGCGGCTTCTGATCGGCGGCGGCCCTGACGGCGAAAACTTCACCGAGTTGGGCGTGTTCGATCTTCAGAACACGGGCAGCTGGACGGACTGGGGTTACCTGACGCTGCCGGGGGTGACGATCCCGGCCGGGGACGGCCAGGTGCTCCGGGCCGAGATTGTCGGCGGGGGATTTGACCTGGATCAGATCGAGTTCACCACCGACGCGCCGGTAAATGCGCCCCCCGTTGTGACGATCGACGACGTGACCCAGGTCGTGGAAGAGGCCAGTGGAGAGGGCGTCTTCCAGGAGCAGAACGGTCTGGTCGTGATGGAGATGGAAAACACGGAGACAACCAATCTCGGCCTCTGGAACGAGGAGACCGAGTACGCCAACTACACGGGCGACGGATACCTTCAGTTCACGGGCAACGGCACCGCGAGCGGCCCCGCGACTTCGCCTTTGGTCTACAAGTTCAAGATCAATCAAGCGGGCTTGTACTACCTTCACCTTCGAGCGGCCCGTGATACCACGAACGGGCAGCCGGGTGACCACAGCAACGACGCCTACGTTCGCGTTGAAGGCGATTACGGGGCTGGTCCCAACGCGGGCAACAATCACGGCGACGACGCACCGCTCAGCATGCTCAAGAGCAACACGAAGTTCTACGGCGGCAACGCGAATAGCTTCTCGTGGAACTCGGGCAACCGTCTCGACCCGGGCGGCCACGACAACAAACGGGTCGCGGTCTACGATTTCAAAGCGGGTGAGGAGTACACGCTGGTGATGTCGGGCCGCTCCAAGTGGTTCAGCGTCGACCGCATCGTCTTCCGCCACGCGAGCGTCGGCACGGGTACGGCCCAGAGTCTGAGCCAGCCCGAGTCCGATCGGTCGGGCGGCGGCCCCACCGGCGTATTGGGGTACCAGATCGACGCCACGGTCACCGACGACGGCCGCAACTTCTCCCCACCAGAGTTGCAGTGGGCGATGCTCTCTGGGCCTTCTGGTGGGGTGGTCGGATTCGATGACCCGAACGCTGAGGACGTGTTTGCGACTTTCTCGGTGGACGGCACTTACACGCTCATCCTCATCGCCGACGACGGTGAGCACACGACATGGCAGACCGTTGAAATCAACGCGAGCAGCACTCCCAACTCCGCCCCCGAGGTGGAAGCGGGAGATGATCTTTCGATCAAGCTCCCGAACGACACCGTAAATCTCAGTGGAGTGGTGACTGATGACGGCCTCCCCGGCACGGGGCTGACGAACACTTGGTCCGTGGTCTCCTCTCCGGCTGGATCCAATGTCTCGTTCGGCGATGACTCGTCCGCCAGCACCACCGCGACTTTCGACGTGGCGGGCGATTACGTGCTGCGTCTGACGGCCGATGACGGTGGCAAGGAGTCCTCTGACGAGGTCACGGTCACGGTCCGCAGCGAGCTGGAGCCGATCGTCCTGACCCCAACCGATGACGCTTACCTTGAGAACAGCACGACTTTCAACAACGAGCATTTGAAGGTCGAAGACGCTTCCCGCTCACGCGTGAGCTACCTCAAGTTTGACATCGATGGGCTTGAGGGCTTCAACGTCGCCAACGCGACCCTCCGCCTAAACGTGAACGGTGACCCCGGCAACGGCACGGTCACCGCCTACACGGGTAGCCACAGCAGCTGGACGGAGTCCGGTCTCACGACGGGCAACAGGCCCTCGGCGGGGGCGGCCTTGGGGAGCGTCGGGGGCAACCACGCCGAGGGGCAGTGGAAGGAGTTCGACGTAACCAACGCGGTGGTTGCCGAGGGGCAGGTCACGTTCGTCGTCGAGATCGCTGCCGGCAACGACGTGTGGTTCAGTTCGAGCGAGGGAGCCGCTTCGCCCGAATTGGTCATCGAGGTCGCTGCGGTCCCCACGCTGACTGGCGACTACGACGGCAACGGAGTCGTTGAGCAGGCGGACTACGATGTCTGGAAGGCCTCTTATGGCAGTACGAGCCTGCTTGATGCGGACGGCAACGAAGACGGTGTCGTCGATGCCGCTGACTACTCCAT
It encodes the following:
- the hypBA2_1 gene encoding Beta-L-arabinobiosidase precursor, yielding MRLTTGGSVVLLGLLGLVAATAAVAGSAEVTGELKEWHKVTLTLNGPQASEDGEPNPFLDYRMQVTFRHPETGLTYSVPGYFAADGNAANTSATAGNKWRAHLSPDHAGEWTYRVSFREGSNVAISDDPEAGAPVAGVEGLGGSFVVAETDKIGRDMRAKGRLGYVGKHHLRFAGSGEYFLKAGADAPENFLAYRGFDGDFKADGHKDRLVKEWAAHVQDWREGDSVWQDEKGKGILGAINYLASQGMNVFSFITLNIEGDDRNVFPYTSYEVRDRIDCSRMDQWEVVFAHGTNQGMYLHFKTQEAENVNLLDNGEMGPQRKLYYRELIARFAHHLALNWNLGEEVGLGHKVSTKKKKAWAKYFWTHDPYQHHIVIHNGNHHYDLLGPGSDLTGFSLQTSQVDFRNVHNRTREYLRRSAEAGKPWVVACDEPGDAQHSLITDAEDPTHDNARMNALWGNLLAGGAGVEWYFGYKHPHSDLSCQDHRVRENMWKQSKIALDFFSDNDIPFWEMGNTNGLVDAKDSFCLSKSGQLYLVYLKKGGSASLDLSGVDGLFEILWFNPREGGSPEPGSVQAVLAGGKVQLGTPPRDTDRDWLAMVRPGDATRTYPPAVSVAAVKKLMLPQGSDTVSVELDGGVQRVSPSEDEVVTKWSLVSGSGDAEFQDASNAQTTVTLKGAGEYALRLTANEGGRESHTEIEVVVEPFRSTLSALEDFEFVVSGSLVPGYKDGARKAMAINAAQYRDRYAAAEAEYVGALGRYDLVLTTLTETDGESSYRLYVADKQIGEVRNPEARRDYEQVKHRFEGVTLRPGDKVRVEFNSASNGKVPEGDGFAYSRGRWRTVEFVEAGNAR
- the hypBA2_2 gene encoding Beta-L-arabinobiosidase precursor, yielding MSKRSRYSKLRKSPSSKRKSDQKRERLGRYEPLEPRQMLAGDAAYTEAPLDNTETVYASEPEGAQASQAGENAATVSGELRKWHKLTLDFEGPQTSESASNNPFMNYRLDVTFTHQLSGETYVVPGYFAADGDAGNSHATSGNIWRVHFAPDAIGQWNYTASFRAGTNVAVNSNPLAGSSAGFFDGDNGSFMVIESDKSGIDLRGKGRLEYVGEHYLQFAETGEYFLKQGPDAPENLFAYQDFDGNFKTDGQGDQYIKTLQPHVQDWNPGDPTWDSEDAGSTQDNGKGLIGAVNYLASEGLNAFSFLTMNITGDDKNVFPYTSYSERVRMDISKLDQWEKVLEHADHKGMYLHFKTQETENDQLLDGGALGNQRKLYYRELIARFSHHLALNWNLGEENTNTTQQQKDFAQFFYDNDPYRHNIVIHTYPGQQDQVYDPLLGNQSKLTGASVQTGQADFRNVHGDALQWVTDSAAAGKKWVVAVDEPGDAQHALRPDNDAGNSHVDGRKNALWGTLMAGGAGNEWYFGYGHAHSDLTLNDFRSRDDWWDYTRYALEFFNDNDIPFWEMQNDNNISAASNDYGFYKPGEVYVAYLKSGGTTNINLSAAAANETFEVSWYDPRNGGALQQGSVAQVTGGGTRAIGQAPNNTGQDWVVLLREPLIVDQGPFGEEAIELTDGTVIPFENYDVGGEGKAYHDTDAISQGDHSRAGGVDGGPEEGALGERIGWTADGEWLEYTVDATAGTYYASLRYSAGAATVGSVRLLIGGGPDGENFTELGVFDLQNTGSWTDWGYLTLPGVTIPAGDGQVLRAEIVGGGFDLDQIEFTTDAPVNAPPVVTIDDVTQVVEEASGEGVFQEQNGLVVMEMENTETTNLGLWNEETEYANYTGDGYLQFTGNGTASGPATSPLVYKFKINQAGLYYLHLRAARDTTNGQPGDHSNDAYVRVEGDYGAGPNAGNNHGDDAPLSMLKSNTKFYGGNANSFSWNSGNRLDPGGHDNKRVAVYDFKAGEEYTLVMSGRSKWFSVDRIVFRHASVGTGTAQSLSQPESDRSGGGPTGVLGYQIDATVTDDGRNFSPPELQWAMLSGPSGGVVGFDDPNAEDVFATFSVDGTYTLILIADDGEHTTWQTVEINASSTPNSAPEVEAGDDLSIKLPNDTVNLSGVVTDDGLPGTGLTNTWSVVSSPAGSNVSFGDDSSASTTATFDVAGDYVLRLTADDGGKESSDEVTVTVRSELEPIVLTPTDDAYLENSTTFNNEHLKVEDASRSRVSYLKFDIDGLEGFNVANATLRLNVNGDPGNGTVTAYTGSHSSWTESGLTTGNRPSAGAALGSVGGNHAEGQWKEFDVTNAVVAEGQVTFVVEIAAGNDVWFSSSEGAASPELVIEVAAVPTLTGDYDGNGVVEQADYDVWKASYGSTSLLDADGNEDGVVDAADYSIWRDNLGQSLPASEPLIQTIVSSEPVVEPEVVGPFALAPAVIAKDASYALLSVAQEAQDANSKESQLLLLLGVAGPSTEESAVAEVEALEEALADGNEGDATSVALIDRVSRAF